The following coding sequences are from one Pocillopora verrucosa isolate sample1 chromosome 5, ASM3666991v2, whole genome shotgun sequence window:
- the LOC131776725 gene encoding inactive tyrosine-protein kinase transmembrane receptor ROR1-like isoform X1: MFHILFPSVVLLCVRFFDKLGVVDSKQGAPQRPRWNCSTIATNETVGCMVPKYVNSTTCMYLGCCWNDTQADATDKCYTKRGGACFKYEGTVCNDSFTTLPEYRDTKRFFDNSFGLSGTERFLAKVIGIINDLAGDNEKCRYIMVNMLCHFTVPPCYSDGTILDFCKEDCEEIFNECSVTINQVIGGVKLYVHNEHIDFIHRGIPNCSIHHPRSYYERLPGNKTCINSGFFKFEEKRKLKPSVETKEMNQGSDDDNLRIFLPTVTVSLLTIVVCIIIFLLWRRHRDDMETLVEPPAFSMRDKLRAESLKSFDTLLSRHFDPNRLRQYRLDHVHYVKDLGVGSFGKVFQGRAAGLTEKPKKEILVAVKALKDDPSKEQKDEFFREVTLMSILTHPNIVRLLAVSTEEEPYGMVFEFMSGGDLNHYLRNAFPAAETPLESQEPNKVYLAHEDLLQISTQIAAGMQYLVKMKFIHRDLAARNCLVGNDLVVKIGDFGMSRDIHTSDYYKLSKETALPIRWLAPEALNYGKFSFKSDVYAYGVLLWEIFTFALQPYYGYSNKEVIHFIQKGIHLGQPRDCPDFVYAIMKDCWHEDPKKRLEFSEIQTRLSDPFNSNYGSCAESNNQLLSENMSVSLSEIVLETYDVPRSHTKGDRKFPRVLEFHENYDVPRSTTTTTTEEVRMSDTDGSLEI, encoded by the exons ATGTTTCACATTTTATTTCCGTCTGTAGTTTTACTTTGTGTTCGATTCTTTGATAAGCTTGGGGTCGTTGACAGCAAACAAG GAGCACCTCAGAGGCCTAGATGGAACTGTTCCACAATCGCTACTAATGAGACAGTTGGATGTATGGTGCCAAAATATGTAAACTCTACCACGTGCATGTATCTTGGATGTTGCTGGAATGATACCCAGGCCGATGCTACAGACAAATGCTATACAAAGCG GGGAGGCGCCTGTTTTAAATACGAAGGAACAGTTTGTAACGACTCCTTTACAACACTACCCGAGTACAGGGACACCAAGCGTTTCTTTGACAACAGTTTTGGACTATCTGGGACCGAGCGGTTCCTTGCAAAAGTTATTGGCATCATCAATGACCTCGCTGGTGACAATGAAAAATGCAGGTACATTATGGTGAACATGCTGTGCCACTTCACCGTACCGCCTTGTTACTCAGATGGCACGATACTCGACTTTTGTAAGGAAGACTGCGAAGAAATTTTTAACGAGTGTAGCGTAACCATAAATCAAGTGATTGGGGGAGTGAAGCTCTATGTGCATAATGAACATATTGACTTTATACATCGAGGAATTCCTAACTGCTCCATACATCATCCTCGGTCGTATTACGAGCGCTTGCCTGGGAACAAGACTTGTATCAATTCTGGATTTTTCA AATTCGAAGAAAAACGAAAACTCAAGCCTAGTGTAGAAACGAAAGAGATGAACCAAGGCAGTGACGACGACAATCTTCGCATCTTTCTACCCACTGTCACAGTCAGTTTGCTCACCATTGTGGTGTGCATTATCATATTTTTGCTTTGGCGAAGACACCGAGATGACATGGAGACATTGGTCGAGCCGCCGGCTTTTTCAATGAGAGATAAATTACGAGCAGAGTCCCTAAAAAGTTTTGATACATTGTTGTCGCGGCATTTTGATCCAAATAGATTAAGGCAGTACAGATTGGACCACGTACATTATGTAAAAGACCTGGGAGTAGGCTCTTTTGGCAAAGTTTTTCAAG GTCGTGCAGCTGGTCTTACAGAAAAGCCCAAGAAGGAGATTCTAGTTGCTGTTAAAGCGTTGAAAGATGATCCATCTAAGGAACAGAAAGACGAGTTTTTCCGAGAAGTGACTCTAATGTCCATTCTCACACATCCAAACATTGTTCGACTCCTGGCTGTATCAACCGAGGAGGAACCTTATGGCATGGTCTTCGAGTTCATGAGTGGTGGGGATTTGAACCATTATCTGAGGAATGCCTTTCCGGCCGCTGAAACCCCCCTGGAATCACAGGAACCGAATAAAG TCTACCTTGCCCACGAAGACCTTCTCCAAATCTCGACCCAGATCGCTGCTGGCATGCAGTATTTGGTCAAGATGAAGTTTATTCACAGAGACCTGGCAGCGAGAAACTGTCTGGTCGGGAATGACCTTGTGGTGAAGATTGGGGACTTTGGGATGTCGCGCGACATTCACACCTCAGATTATTACAAG TTGAGCAAGGAAACTGCTTTGCCCATCCGCTGGCTTGCTCCTGAAGCATTAAATTACGGCAAATTTAGCTTCAAGTCAGACGTGTACGCATATGGCGTGCTACTTTGGGAGATTTTCACATTTGCTCTTCAACCGTATTACGGCTATAGCAACAAGGAAGTGATACACTTTATACAAAAG GGCATTCATCTGGGCCAGCCTCGAGACTGTCCAGACTTCGTGTACGCTATCATGAAAGATTGTTGGCATGAGGATCCCAAAAAGCGTTTAGAATTTTCTGAGATACAGACACGCTTGAGTGATCCATTTAACAGCAACTATGGAAGTTGTGCCGAGTCAAACAACCAGCTCCTGTCTGAAAACATGAGCGTCTCACTGTCTG aaattgttttggaaaccTACGACGTTCCCAGAAGTCATACCAAAGGCGATCGCAAATTTCCACGAGTGCTCGAGTTCCATGAAAATTACGACGTGCCCCGAtcgacgacgacgacgacgaccGAAGAAGTCAGAATGAGTGATACGGACGGAAGCCTTGAAATATAG
- the LOC131776725 gene encoding muscle, skeletal receptor tyrosine-protein kinase-like isoform X2 gives MFHILFPSVVLLCVRFFDKLGVVDSKQGAPQRPRWNCSTIATNETVGCMVPKYVNSTTCMYLGCCWNDTQADATDKCYTKRGGACFKYEGTVCNDSFTTLPEYRDTKRFFDNSFGLSGTERFLAKVIGIINDLAGDNEKCRYIMVNMLCHFTVPPCYSDGTILDFCKEDCEEIFNECSVTINQVIGGVKLYVHNEHIDFIHRGIPNCSIHHPRSYYERLPGNKTCINSGFFKFEEKRKLKPSVETKEMNQGSDDDNLRIFLPTVTVSLLTIVVCIIIFLLWRRHRDDMETLVEPPAFSMRDKLRAESLKSFDTLLSRHFDPNRLRQYRLDHVHYVKDLGVGSFGKVFQGRAAGLTEKPKKEILVAVKALKDDPSKEQKDEFFREVTLMSILTHPNIVRLLAVSTEEEPYGMVFEFMSGGDLNHYLRNAFPAAETPLESQEPNKVYLAHEDLLQISTQIAAGMQYLVKMKFIHRDLAARNCLVGNDLVVKIGDFGMSRDIHTSDYYKGIHLGQPRDCPDFVYAIMKDCWHEDPKKRLEFSEIQTRLSDPFNSNYGSCAESNNQLLSENMSVSLSEIVLETYDVPRSHTKGDRKFPRVLEFHENYDVPRSTTTTTTEEVRMSDTDGSLEI, from the exons ATGTTTCACATTTTATTTCCGTCTGTAGTTTTACTTTGTGTTCGATTCTTTGATAAGCTTGGGGTCGTTGACAGCAAACAAG GAGCACCTCAGAGGCCTAGATGGAACTGTTCCACAATCGCTACTAATGAGACAGTTGGATGTATGGTGCCAAAATATGTAAACTCTACCACGTGCATGTATCTTGGATGTTGCTGGAATGATACCCAGGCCGATGCTACAGACAAATGCTATACAAAGCG GGGAGGCGCCTGTTTTAAATACGAAGGAACAGTTTGTAACGACTCCTTTACAACACTACCCGAGTACAGGGACACCAAGCGTTTCTTTGACAACAGTTTTGGACTATCTGGGACCGAGCGGTTCCTTGCAAAAGTTATTGGCATCATCAATGACCTCGCTGGTGACAATGAAAAATGCAGGTACATTATGGTGAACATGCTGTGCCACTTCACCGTACCGCCTTGTTACTCAGATGGCACGATACTCGACTTTTGTAAGGAAGACTGCGAAGAAATTTTTAACGAGTGTAGCGTAACCATAAATCAAGTGATTGGGGGAGTGAAGCTCTATGTGCATAATGAACATATTGACTTTATACATCGAGGAATTCCTAACTGCTCCATACATCATCCTCGGTCGTATTACGAGCGCTTGCCTGGGAACAAGACTTGTATCAATTCTGGATTTTTCA AATTCGAAGAAAAACGAAAACTCAAGCCTAGTGTAGAAACGAAAGAGATGAACCAAGGCAGTGACGACGACAATCTTCGCATCTTTCTACCCACTGTCACAGTCAGTTTGCTCACCATTGTGGTGTGCATTATCATATTTTTGCTTTGGCGAAGACACCGAGATGACATGGAGACATTGGTCGAGCCGCCGGCTTTTTCAATGAGAGATAAATTACGAGCAGAGTCCCTAAAAAGTTTTGATACATTGTTGTCGCGGCATTTTGATCCAAATAGATTAAGGCAGTACAGATTGGACCACGTACATTATGTAAAAGACCTGGGAGTAGGCTCTTTTGGCAAAGTTTTTCAAG GTCGTGCAGCTGGTCTTACAGAAAAGCCCAAGAAGGAGATTCTAGTTGCTGTTAAAGCGTTGAAAGATGATCCATCTAAGGAACAGAAAGACGAGTTTTTCCGAGAAGTGACTCTAATGTCCATTCTCACACATCCAAACATTGTTCGACTCCTGGCTGTATCAACCGAGGAGGAACCTTATGGCATGGTCTTCGAGTTCATGAGTGGTGGGGATTTGAACCATTATCTGAGGAATGCCTTTCCGGCCGCTGAAACCCCCCTGGAATCACAGGAACCGAATAAAG TCTACCTTGCCCACGAAGACCTTCTCCAAATCTCGACCCAGATCGCTGCTGGCATGCAGTATTTGGTCAAGATGAAGTTTATTCACAGAGACCTGGCAGCGAGAAACTGTCTGGTCGGGAATGACCTTGTGGTGAAGATTGGGGACTTTGGGATGTCGCGCGACATTCACACCTCAGATTATTACAAG GGCATTCATCTGGGCCAGCCTCGAGACTGTCCAGACTTCGTGTACGCTATCATGAAAGATTGTTGGCATGAGGATCCCAAAAAGCGTTTAGAATTTTCTGAGATACAGACACGCTTGAGTGATCCATTTAACAGCAACTATGGAAGTTGTGCCGAGTCAAACAACCAGCTCCTGTCTGAAAACATGAGCGTCTCACTGTCTG aaattgttttggaaaccTACGACGTTCCCAGAAGTCATACCAAAGGCGATCGCAAATTTCCACGAGTGCTCGAGTTCCATGAAAATTACGACGTGCCCCGAtcgacgacgacgacgacgaccGAAGAAGTCAGAATGAGTGATACGGACGGAAGCCTTGAAATATAG
- the LOC131776737 gene encoding general vesicular transport factor p115-like, with the protein MEYLSRGFKSVLGNQQGGSQPSPHETVERLCDRVASSTLLEDRRDAVRALKSLSKKFRLEVGTQSMDLLINVLQTDRNDTEITGLALQTFCNLLSADPAQDEGGRDASQTASDVELGVQFTEIFIKKSDNVTLLLGLLEEYEFQVRWPTVKLLTVLLTNKSYQLQQCILVSPMGVSRLMDLLSDSREIIRNEGLLLLIQLTKSNAAIQKIVAFENAFDRLLEIITEEGYSDGGIVVEDCLLLMQNLLKLNVSNQNFFREGSYVQRLTAFFELDQVSSPATPENQDSTWSTQKVSNIKLMLQLVRVLVSPDNPQQATATCQKIMNQCGLLRLLCGILMSTGIPADILTETINTVSEVIRGFPANQEYFSQVNAPSNPPSPAIVVLLMSMINDKQPFNLRCAVLYCFQCYLYKNEQGQNDIVTTLLPSSAAAASNISAGQLLCAGLFSPDPLSNWCAAVALSHCLKGNPTQKEQLLRVQLATSVGNPPVSLLQQCTNMLSQGGEIQTRVGLLLLLCSWLSNCSLAVSHFLHNSANIPYLMAQVEAHGEEADRLVGALCALLLGICLDNNDNSEATCQKDDLRNLIIKRIGSDNLLDKISFISKSEFFTAAVKSPEIKVESEKHVLFDHEFTKLFKKLEAAVTKAIEEEPSHQQLANHVNGKPSQGMENHDSIISSYKELIREQDEEIGKLKSRYGDMESSYNQAQAQIQQQSQEIQELREQLLVAQTFQPQSSGVTESFFTENVELTNLRNQVSDLQLSRDSLQEDVKTKDQKIGKLEKDLEVCQASLAVAHAAAELAAGSEAAEFPSVPLSLTSQQLEELEQLKRKVISQQEELDVLRNLNTELENEMEVMREEGIDTPTNSTDEVKAELERARTESHDKIRLLEEKLATTENEMSRMKEEKADLEKEHEDLLVMLTEQDNKIMKYKKLAKQAGQEVSEDDDDGDDDDDEEEEDDDNAENDDDVEKNDEDDEKNDDDENEDGSDNHDENETKQDTKQPNTDDTELDDEELT; encoded by the exons ATGGAGTACTTATCTCGCGGATTTAAGTCAGTTTTGGGCAATCAACAGGGTGGTTCTCAACCTTCTCCTCACGAAACG GTTGAAAGATTATGTGACCGCGTAGCCTCTTCTACGCTGCTGGAAGACAGACGGGATGCTGTTCGGGCGCTCAAGTCTCTCtcaaag aaattcCGCCTTGAAGTTGGAACACAATCAATGGATCTCTTGATAAATGTGTTACAAACAGACAG GAATGACACAGAGATCACAGGTTTAGCCTTACAAACTTTCTGCAACCTGCTTTCCGCTGATCCAGCTCAAG atgAAGGTGGTCGAGATGCCAGTCAAACTGCTTCTGATGTTGAATTAGGGGTTCAGTTTACAgaaattttcatcaagaaaagtGATAATGTCACTTTGTTACTTGGGCTTTTAGAG GAGTATGAATTCCAAGTTAGATGGCCAACCGTTAAACTTCTTACTGTGTTACTGAcaaacaaaag ttatCAACTCCAGCAGTGCATTCTAGTAAGCCCCATGG GTGTATCCAGACTAATGGACTTACTGTCAGACAGTAGAGAAATCATCAGAAATGAG GGTCTCTTGTTGCTAATACAGCTTACCAAGTCTAATGCTGCTATCCAG AAAATTGTTGCCTTTGAGAATGCATTTGACAGACTCCTTGAAATAATTACAGAGGAAGGTTACAGTGATGGAG GAATTGTAGTAGAGGACTGTCTCCTACTGATGCAAAATCTATTAAAATTGAATGTTTCAAACCAAAACTTCTTCAGAGAAGGGAG TTATGTTCAAAGACTTACTGCATTCTTTGAGTTGGATCAAGTGTCTTCACCAGCCACTCCTG AAAATCAAGACAGCACATGGTCAACACAGAAAGTGTCAAATATCAAGCTTATGTTGCAG cTTGTCAGAGTGTTAGTTTCTCCAGACAATCCTCAACAGGCCACAGCCACTTGTCAAAAAATAATGAACCAATGTG GATTGTTGAGGCTACTTTGTGGTATACTTATGTCAACTGGAATTCCTGCAGACATCCTCACTGAG ACTATCAACACTGTATCAGAAGTAATCAGAGGATTCCCAGCAAATCAAGAATATTTCTCTCAAGTTAATGCTCCTTCAAACCCTCCTAG tcctGCCATTGTTGTCCTTCTCATGTCCATGATAAATGACAAGCAGCCGTTCAACCTTCGCTGTGCTGTCTTGTACTGCTTTCAG TGCTATCTTTACAAGAATGAACAGGGACAGAATGACATTGTGACAACATTGCTACCATCTTCAGCTGCAGCTG CTAGTAACATTTCTGCAGGACAGCTGCTTTGTGCTGGTTTGTTCAG TCCAGACCCTCTGTCCAACTGGTGCGCGGCAGTAGCTCTTTCTCACTGTCTAAAGGGTAACCCCACCCAAAAAGAACAGCTTCTCAGAGTACAGCTGGCAACCAGTGTGG GAAATCCTCCAGTTTCCTTGCTTCAGCAATGTACCAACATGCTCTCACAG GGTGGAGAGATACAAACACGTGttggtttgttgttgttgctgtgtTCGTGGTTATCCAATTGCTCCTTGGCCGTGTCTCATTTTCTTCATAATTCTGCTAACATTCCATAC CTGATGGCTCAAGTCGAGGCTCATGGCGAGGAAGCTGACAGACTGGTTGGAGCTCTCTGTGCTCTTCTTTTAGGGATTTGTTTGGATAACAACGACAATTCAGAGGCTACTTGTCAGAA GGACGATCTTCGAAATTTAATAATCAAGAGAATAGGGAGTGACAACCTTTTGGACAAAATTAGTTTTATATCCAAGTCTGAGTTTTTCACCGCTGCTGTCAAATCTCCTGAG ATCAAAGTCGAGTCAGAGAAGCACGTGTTATTTGACCATGAATTTACTAAGCTGTTCAAGAAGCTGGAAG CTGCTGTGACTAAAGCTATCGAAGAGGAACCTTCACACCAGCAACTAGCGAACCACGTGAACGGGAAACCCTCACAGGGAATGGAGAACCATGACTCGATCATATCATCGTACAAAGAACTTATTAGAGAACAG GATGAAGAAATCGGAAAACTGAAATCAAGATACGGTGACATGGAGTCGTCTTACAACCAG GCACAAGCACAGATTCAACAACAGTCTCAGGAGATCCAGGAGCTTCGTGAACAACTCCTTGTGGCTCAGA CTTTTCAGCCCCAGTCTTCGGGCGTGACTGAATCATTCTTCACTGAAAATGTGGAATTAACAAATCTTAGAAATCAAGTCAGTGATCTTCAACTAAGTAGAGACTCGCTACAGGAGGATGTCAAAACGAAAGATCAAAAAATAGGAAAGTTG gagaaagaCCTCGAAGTCTGCCAGGCCTCGTTGGCCGTGGCTCATGCAGCCGCTGAGCTAGCTGCGGGCTCAGAAGCTGCAGAATTCCCATCAGTACCTCTGAGCCTTACAAGTCAGCAACTAGAAGAATTAGAGCAGCTGAAGCGAAAAGTGATATCACAGCAAGAGGAGTTAGACGTGCTTAGAAATTTGAACACAGAACTTGAAAACGAAATGGAAGTGATG AGAGAAGAGGGGATCGATACGCCAACGAATAGCACAGATGAAGTGAAAGCTGAGCTGGAGAGGGCCAGAACGGAAAGCCATGACAAAATAAGACTGTTAGAGGAAAAATTAGCCACGACGGAGAATGAAATGAGCAGAATGAAAGAGGAAAAGGCAGATCTGGAAAAGGAACACGAAGATCTTTTGGTTATGCTAACTGAACAAGAtaacaaaattatgaaatataAG AAACTAGCGAAACAGGCTGGACAAGAGGTCAGCGAAGACGACGATGACGgtgatgacgatgacgacgagGAAGAGGAGGACGACGATAACGCGGAGAATGATGACGATGTTGAGAagaatgatgaagatgatgagaAGAATGATGACGATGAAAATGAAGACGGGTCTGATAACCACGACgagaatgaaacaaaacagGACACAAAACAGCCAAACACGGACGACACAGAATTGGACGATGAAGAACTTACGTGA
- the LOC131776732 gene encoding marginal zone B- and B1-cell-specific protein codes for MTLQVAAVFAIFALLSAKAHGQDGEPMRFETPKMNEEEQHSPHTPKSFEMTCDACTAIAFQMSKALRKAEDKKPSLKGKPLPESDYLDVFEAVCDNSWDDYGIKTVKGVNRLSGPGLEAKDFPGMMQGGGKWPGRLAQKCGGLVGDIGEDEIYAEYRKTKDLFDYLCKEYTKDCVKNEKQEL; via the exons ATGACTTTACAAGTTGCTGCGGTGTTTGCCATCTTCGCTCTTCTGAGCGCGAAAGCGCACGGCCAGGATGGTGAACCAATGCGCTTTGAGACGCcaaaaatgaatgaagaagAACAGCACTCACCGCACACACCGAAGTCGTTTGAGATGACGTGTGATGCTTGCACTGCGATTGCATTCCAG ATGAGCAAAGCTTTACGTAAAGCAGAGGACAAGAAGCCATCACTGAAAGGAAAACCACTTCCAGAGTCAGATTATCTTGATGTGTTTGAGGCAGTTTGTGACAATTCTTGGGATGA CTATGGGATAAAGACAGTTAAGGGTGTAAATCGTTTATCTGGCCCAGGTTTGGAAGCAAAAGATTTTCCTGGTATGATGCAAGGGGGAGGCAAATGGCCTGGCAG aCTTGCCCAGAAGTGTGGTGGTTTGGTTGGAGACATTGGAGAAGATGAAATTTATGCAGAATACAGGAAAACAAAGGACCTCTTTGACTATTTGTGCAAAGAATATACAAAGGATTGTgtcaaaaacgaaaaacaagaATTATGA